GTGCCTGAAACCACGTTTCCTTCCAATGCCATGTATGTGCACGACGCTATTGGGGCCAGTCATGACACGGTGGTATATGACTCAAATGCCAACTGTGCGGGAATGACGATAGCGGTAGAGCAAGCGGCTCACTATTTAAAATCCAATCAATATATGCAGAGCGTTCTAATCGTTGGATCAGATTTCAACAGCCTCATCAGTAACCCACAAGAAGAAATCACCTATGCTAATTATGGCGATGGTGCAGCAGCAGTCATTCTTGAAAAAACAACAGAATCAACTGGTTTTGTTGATAGCATTAGTTTTAATAACTCCGCAAACCGCCACAGAATAAAGTATCCGGAGAGCGGCTTGTCACAAGCCTTACGAGGAACAGCCGAAAGTGACTACATAAAATGGCTCCCTTTTGATGGTGCTATATGTATGCCCCCAACATTTGAAATGATAGAAACATTATTTGCTCGTAATAACTTAACAGCAAAAGATATTAAGTTGTTTTGTTTATCCCAGTTTGCCTTAAGTAATATTGAAAAATTCCAGCAGCATTTTAAACTTGATGATGAGCAGATTGCTTATGTTGGTCATAAATATGGCTATACAGGGACAAGCAGCCCGTTTTTTGCTTTCCATGATTCCCTTGAGGAAGCGAGGATAGAAAGAGGCGATTATGTGCTATTTTGGTCAGTTGGAGCGGGCTTTCAAGTAGTAGCGGTACTATTTAAATATTAATGACCATGTAGGAGAGGCAGCCATACATGAGGCGGCCTCTCTTCATTTTTCTACCCATTATTGTCGTAAGCACCACAAAAAACAAACGAATGCCGTTTTTTAAGATGCAGTGAAAAACAGTGACTCCCGGAGTTTGAAAGATCCACTTATACAAGGAGTTTCTTCGTAAGAGTTTGCTGAAGACGAGCTCTGGAAAGCATTAATGTGTGTGTAAGTCAGTGTATGAGTGTTTTTTTAGGTAGTTTGTCTCAGTAAATTAATCGCAATTACAAAAAAATGTATAAAAATTAATTTTATACATATTTTCAGTGAAATTATCCCTTAAGTAAATAAAACAGTCATAAGTTAATTTTTAAAAACGAATTAAATTAATCTCTTAAGTGGGTGAGGATATACGAATGTTTCTTATATAGTAAGCTGGTTAAGCGTTTTAAAAGCGTGCAAAAGAAATAAAAGTGACCAATAATGTCACTATTAATACTGTTTTAAAGCCTGGAATAGATGAAGTTATATAAAAGTAACAAAAATTCATTGCAATAAAAATACAAAAATAGGTATAAAAATCTATGGTGAGTCATCTGAAAACTTGCTAAATTATAATTGGTAGTATTTCTAATAGATACCTATATCATACTTAAAAAGATAATTACTCTTAATAACAATACGTTTGTCTTTTATATATTCGTATAAGGAGGTGAGTTAAAAAGTAAGCGCTTGCAAAAAAGAAAGGGTGAGGAACGTGACTAAAGTCTTTAAGTTATTACTTATATTAGCTCTAGTTTTACCAGTTATGTCATTCGGTACACTTACTACTCAGGCAGCATCCTTCAACGAAAACACATACTATCACATCACGAATGCAAATAGCGGAAAGCTTTTGGAAGTTGGTTTTGCAGGTACGGAGAATGGCGACAACGTCCAACAATGGGAGAAAACAGGACATGAGTGTCAGCAATGGCGACTAGTTCAAAATAGCGATGGTTATTTTGAATTAATTAATAGGGATAGCGGGAAAGCCTTGGACGTATTTGATCACTCTTTAGAAGATGGTGGTAATGTGGTCCAGTGGGAACATAATGGCGGCCATCAACAACAATGGGAGATCGTTCAAGTAGGCCCCTCGTATAAAATGGTTAATAGACTTAGTGGAAAAGCGTTAGAAGTTTACGAGCATTCTGATGAGAATGGGGCTAATGTGGTCCAGTGGGAAGATTTAGAGAACGCTAATCAAACGTGGAATGTGGTACAGGTTAGTAACTCGACGCCACCAGCTTCTGCTAGTCCACAAGGTTATGCATCAATGAATGGTGGCACAACGGGTGGAGCTGGCGGTCGCGTCGAATATGCAAGTACAGGTGCAGAAATCCAACAGCTAATTGATGATCGCAGCCGCAGTAATAATTCTGAAGAGCCATTGACGATTTATGTGGATGGCACGATCACGCAAGGAAACTCCTCAAACTCCCTTATTGATATTAAAAATCATCGTGGAAAAACACATGAAATTAAAAACATCTCTATCATCGGTATAGGTACACGTGGAGAGTTTGATGGCATTGGTATAAGGCTATCAAATGCCCATAACATCATTATTCAAAATGTATCGATTCACCATGTGAGAGATGGGGAAGGCACGGCTATTGAAGTGACAGATGCCAGTGGAAATGTGTGGATTGACCACAATGAATTTTATAGTGAATTCCCAGGGAGCGGAGACTCAGATTATTATGATGGTCTCGTAGACATTAAAAGAAACTCAGAGTACATAACAGTTTCTTGGAATAAATTCGAAAATCATTGGAAAACGATGCTCGTCGGTCATACTGATAATGCCTCGTTAGCACCAGATAAAATAACGTATCATCATAATTATTTTAATAACCTTAATTCACGTGTTCCGCTTATTCGAAACGCTGATGTGCATATGTTTAATAATTATTTTAAAGATATTAACGATACAGCAATCAATAGCCGTGTAGGGGCTCGTGTCTTCGTGGAAAACAACTATTTTGAAAATGTAGGCTCAGGACAAACAGACCCAACGACTGGTTTTATTAAAGGAGCTGTTGGCTGGTTTTATGGGAGTCCGAGCACAGGATATTGGAACTTACGGGGAAATGAATTTATCAATACACCGAACAGCCACTTAAGCTCGACAACAAACTTTACACCGCCATACAGCTATCAAGCAGAATCAGCTTCTCAAGCAAAAACATCGGTTGAACAGCATTCAGGCGTGGGTGTCATTAACTAATATCAGTCTGACTATTTATCCCACTCTTAAGAGCAGTAAAACCCTCACCTCAAAACTTAAGAAGGTCGAAACGTTTAGGTGGGGGATAAACTGCCCCTAAAGGTCCCATAAGTTAAACGAACAATCAGTGGGGGATGAAGGAAAACGCCCACTGATTGAAGCTTTATGTCAGGTTACGACAACCTTACAATAACTTGAGGAACCAATACAGACTTACATTCAAACTTACAGCGGCAATAAGTGTGTGAAGTCTACCGTGGGAAAGAGTCATGAGGAGAGTCTGCTGTTTTAGTCATTAAAATATAAATTGTCATAAAACCTTTAGCTCACGTTAAAGGTCATTAGGCAACAAACGGAGGAGACATCTTGTCATCCTCCGTTTATTTTAATAGTAAAGATAATTGGACGTCTTCCAGCAATTTAGTTTGTACATTAGGGTCTGTTGAATAACTCACCTTCGAAACCAGAAGTGCCGCTTGCATAGCTTCGTTTTTACCATTGGTATCACTGCGCCATCGTCTCGCCATGGCTCGTGTCTTACTAGTCCGCGGAGAAGCTGCTGAGTCTCCTCAAGCTTGGCCTTGTGGGGTCTTGCCTTCCTTCCTTTTCCGCAGGAGTCTCCGCTAGTCTAACGGAACCGCAATTATGACGAGCAAGGGGGTTTTTGACTATCTAATAGGATTTCTTTGCACTTAATTTAGAAATCGCCTGTCATTGTTGGCATCTTAAGGTTTATAGGCTATTCAGTAAGCTCTACCTTATAAAAAATATAAGCTGAGACACGTGTAAAAGTCATTGCGTGAGAACGGTGGAGAC
The Salipaludibacillus sp. LMS25 DNA segment above includes these coding regions:
- a CDS encoding RICIN domain-containing protein; amino-acid sequence: MTKVFKLLLILALVLPVMSFGTLTTQAASFNENTYYHITNANSGKLLEVGFAGTENGDNVQQWEKTGHECQQWRLVQNSDGYFELINRDSGKALDVFDHSLEDGGNVVQWEHNGGHQQQWEIVQVGPSYKMVNRLSGKALEVYEHSDENGANVVQWEDLENANQTWNVVQVSNSTPPASASPQGYASMNGGTTGGAGGRVEYASTGAEIQQLIDDRSRSNNSEEPLTIYVDGTITQGNSSNSLIDIKNHRGKTHEIKNISIIGIGTRGEFDGIGIRLSNAHNIIIQNVSIHHVRDGEGTAIEVTDASGNVWIDHNEFYSEFPGSGDSDYYDGLVDIKRNSEYITVSWNKFENHWKTMLVGHTDNASLAPDKITYHHNYFNNLNSRVPLIRNADVHMFNNYFKDINDTAINSRVGARVFVENNYFENVGSGQTDPTTGFIKGAVGWFYGSPSTGYWNLRGNEFINTPNSHLSSTTNFTPPYSYQAESASQAKTSVEQHSGVGVIN
- a CDS encoding ketoacyl-ACP synthase III encodes the protein MSHIKIKEVAIYHPNNVVENDFYIDHFNRQGKDIRKFLAQMGREKRYIIDNENENGVTMAINASKRALEKAGITGSEVDMIVFSTQVPETTFPSNAMYVHDAIGASHDTVVYDSNANCAGMTIAVEQAAHYLKSNQYMQSVLIVGSDFNSLISNPQEEITYANYGDGAAAVILEKTTESTGFVDSISFNNSANRHRIKYPESGLSQALRGTAESDYIKWLPFDGAICMPPTFEMIETLFARNNLTAKDIKLFCLSQFALSNIEKFQQHFKLDDEQIAYVGHKYGYTGTSSPFFAFHDSLEEARIERGDYVLFWSVGAGFQVVAVLFKY